From Pusillibacter faecalis, one genomic window encodes:
- a CDS encoding DUF1538 domain-containing protein: MRQSWQNHLGQTKTILYEKAREALASVLPITAIVLVLCFTISPIPPDTLLTFLVGAVLLIFGMALFTLGAETAMTPIGERVGAHMTRSRKLWVVITISFLIGVIVTVSEPDLQVLAEQVPSVPNAVLVGAVAIGVGAFLVISLLRILFRVPLQWMLVGFYIVVFALSLFVPKDFLAIAFDSGGVTTGPMTVPFIMALGLGVASIRSDENAAQDSFGLVALCSIGPILAVLILALVYPASGAYTPAEVPAVTDTRALWSLFAVAFPKYFHEVAVCLAPIGAFFAIFQVVSLHLSRKKVLKIVVGLLYTYFGLVLFLTGVNVGFSPAGSYLGQQIAALSYHWILIPIGMLMGWFIVQAEPAVHVLNKQVEEITSGAIPGKAMSTSLSIGVAVSIGLAMTRVLTGISIFWFLIPGYLAALILSFLVPSMFTAIAFDSGGVASGPMTATFLLPFAMGACEALGGNVITDAFGVVAMVAMTPLLTIQLLGLFYQWKLKRTAPEKSPQIVTDEEIIDL; this comes from the coding sequence ATGCGGCAGAGTTGGCAGAACCATTTGGGACAGACGAAAACCATTTTATACGAAAAGGCCAGAGAGGCCCTTGCCTCTGTGCTGCCCATTACAGCCATTGTGCTGGTATTGTGCTTCACGATTTCACCGATACCGCCAGACACGTTATTGACGTTTCTAGTGGGAGCTGTCCTGCTGATCTTTGGTATGGCCCTTTTCACTCTAGGGGCCGAGACAGCTATGACTCCCATTGGTGAGCGGGTGGGCGCTCATATGACCAGGTCAAGAAAGCTGTGGGTGGTCATTACCATCAGCTTTTTAATCGGCGTTATCGTCACGGTGTCAGAGCCGGACCTGCAGGTTCTGGCGGAGCAGGTGCCCAGCGTCCCCAACGCCGTTCTGGTGGGCGCTGTGGCGATTGGTGTCGGGGCCTTCCTGGTGATTTCCCTGCTGCGCATCCTCTTTCGGGTTCCCCTGCAGTGGATGCTGGTGGGCTTTTATATCGTGGTTTTCGCCCTCTCTCTTTTTGTGCCAAAGGATTTTCTTGCCATTGCCTTTGATTCCGGTGGCGTCACCACCGGCCCCATGACGGTCCCTTTCATCATGGCCCTGGGCCTGGGTGTAGCCTCTATCCGCAGCGATGAAAACGCCGCCCAAGATAGCTTTGGCCTGGTGGCTCTGTGCTCCATTGGCCCCATTTTGGCCGTGTTAATCTTGGCGCTGGTCTATCCCGCCTCAGGAGCCTATACGCCGGCGGAGGTCCCAGCTGTGACAGATACCCGTGCCCTGTGGAGTCTGTTTGCCGTGGCTTTTCCAAAGTATTTTCACGAGGTGGCGGTATGTCTTGCGCCCATCGGCGCATTCTTCGCCATTTTTCAAGTGGTCTCTTTGCACCTTTCCCGAAAAAAAGTGTTGAAAATTGTGGTTGGTCTCCTTTATACTTACTTTGGATTAGTCCTTTTCCTCACAGGGGTCAATGTGGGCTTTTCCCCGGCGGGCAGTTATCTGGGCCAGCAGATTGCCGCCCTCTCCTATCACTGGATTCTCATCCCCATTGGTATGCTGATGGGCTGGTTCATTGTCCAGGCGGAACCCGCCGTCCATGTTCTGAATAAGCAGGTGGAGGAAATCACCTCCGGCGCCATTCCCGGCAAGGCCATGAGTACCAGCTTGTCTATCGGTGTGGCCGTCTCCATTGGTCTTGCCATGACCCGGGTGCTGACCGGTATTTCCATCTTCTGGTTCCTGATACCTGGCTACTTGGCGGCATTGATTCTATCCTTTCTGGTCCCCAGCATGTTTACTGCCATCGCCTTTGACTCTGGCGGCGTGGCATCCGGCCCCATGACCGCCACATTTTTGCTGCCCTTTGCCATGGGTGCCTGTGAAGCCTTGGGCGGCAATGTGATTACCGATGCATTCGGCGTTGTGGCGATGGTGGCGATGACACCGCTTTTGACCATCCAGTTGTTAGGACTGTTCTATCAGTGGAAGCTGAAGCGCACCGCGCCGGAGAAATCTCCCCAAATCGT
- a CDS encoding Na/Pi cotransporter family protein, translated as MDIFSVFTLCGGLAFFLYGMTTMSKSLEKMAGGRLEQMLKRMTASPLKSLLLGAGITIAIQSSSAMTVMLVGLVNSGVMELGQTIGVIMGSNIGTTLTAWILAMTGIESENVFVNLLKPENFSPLLALAGIILIMGSKKQRRRDMGRIMVGFSILMYGMELMKQAVSPLADMPEFSSLLTAFNNPLLGVLVGAVFTGVIQSSAASVGILQALALTGSITYGIAIPVIMGQNIGTCVTALISSIGVNRNARRVAVIHISFNIIGSAVCLLLFYGGDILFHFQFLNYTVGALGIAACHTIFNVFTTLMLLPFSRQLEKLARAVIRGENKAEEFAFLDPLLLHTPSVAISECVAMSNRMGEVARENVHLALCQLSDYSNARESEILANEDKLDIYEDRLGSYLVQISQHGVSMNDIRTVSRLLHAIGDFERIGDHALNLQESAQELHEKELHFSEPANEELQVLLAAMDEIMEKAFGSFQQDSAAMAVEVEPLEETIDRLIEEIRMQHIRRLQTGACTIQLGFVFNDLLTNLERVSDHCSNIAVSIIEEQGDQVDRHTYINELKEESAFNMRLKDNLQKYQLPKG; from the coding sequence ATGGATATTTTCTCTGTCTTTACCCTCTGCGGCGGCCTAGCCTTTTTTCTGTACGGCATGACCACCATGTCCAAGAGCCTGGAAAAGATGGCTGGAGGCCGACTGGAGCAAATGCTTAAGCGCATGACCGCCAGCCCTCTGAAGAGCCTGCTGCTGGGCGCAGGGATTACCATTGCCATTCAGTCATCCTCCGCCATGACCGTGATGCTGGTGGGGCTGGTGAACTCCGGCGTCATGGAGCTGGGGCAGACCATCGGCGTCATTATGGGGTCCAATATCGGCACCACGCTGACTGCGTGGATTTTGGCCATGACGGGCATTGAGAGTGAGAATGTCTTTGTCAACCTGCTCAAGCCGGAGAACTTCTCTCCTCTGCTGGCGCTGGCGGGCATCATCTTGATCATGGGCTCAAAGAAACAGCGCCGCCGGGATATGGGCCGCATCATGGTGGGCTTTTCCATCCTGATGTACGGCATGGAGCTGATGAAACAGGCCGTCAGTCCTCTGGCAGATATGCCGGAGTTTTCCAGCCTCCTGACGGCGTTCAACAACCCGCTTCTGGGCGTTCTGGTGGGCGCGGTATTCACGGGTGTGATTCAATCCTCCGCAGCCTCTGTGGGCATTTTGCAGGCGTTGGCACTGACCGGGTCCATTACATATGGAATAGCGATCCCCGTGATTATGGGGCAGAATATCGGCACCTGTGTCACGGCGCTGATCAGCTCTATCGGCGTCAACCGAAACGCGAGGCGGGTGGCGGTCATTCATATTTCCTTTAACATTATCGGCTCTGCCGTGTGTTTACTCTTGTTTTATGGCGGCGATATTCTGTTCCACTTCCAGTTTTTGAACTACACCGTGGGCGCGCTGGGAATTGCCGCTTGCCACACCATTTTCAATGTATTCACCACGTTGATGCTGCTGCCTTTCTCTCGCCAGCTGGAAAAGCTGGCGAGAGCCGTGATCCGTGGCGAGAACAAGGCGGAGGAGTTTGCCTTTCTGGACCCGCTTCTGCTGCACACCCCCAGTGTTGCCATCAGCGAATGTGTGGCCATGAGCAACCGCATGGGTGAGGTCGCCAGAGAGAATGTGCATTTGGCCCTTTGTCAGCTGTCTGATTACAGCAATGCCCGGGAGTCTGAGATTCTTGCCAATGAGGACAAGCTGGACATCTATGAGGACCGGCTGGGCAGCTATTTGGTCCAGATTTCCCAGCATGGTGTATCCATGAATGATATCCGAACGGTGTCCCGCCTGCTCCATGCGATCGGGGATTTTGAGCGGATTGGCGACCATGCATTGAATCTGCAGGAGTCCGCGCAGGAGCTTCATGAAAAGGAACTTCACTTTTCGGAGCCTGCGAATGAAGAGCTGCAGGTACTGCTGGCGGCAATGGATGAGATCATGGAGAAAGCCTTTGGGAGTTTCCAGCAGGACAGCGCTGCGATGGCGGTGGAGGTGGAGCCCCTGGAGGAGACAATTGACCGTCTGATTGAAGAAATTCGCATGCAGCACATCCGCCGCCTGCAGACTGGCGCATGCACCATTCAGTTGGGCTTTGTGTTCAATGACCTGCTGACCAATTTGGAGCGGGTCAGCGATCACTGCTCCAACATTGCTGTTTCCATCATTGAGGAGCAGGGAGACCAGGTAGACCGCCATACCTACATCAACGAGCTGAAGGAGGAGAGTGCCTTCAACATGCGGCTCAAGGATAACCTCCAGAAGTACCAGCTCCCAAAAGGCTGA
- the rbr gene encoding rubrerythrin, which produces MSVDFKDSETLKNLMRAFAGESQARNRYTFAASLCKSQKLHVLEAVFQFTAGQEKEHAEIFYNHMKEMAGSTIQIDGGYPVDITNDVTELLRMAQHNEYEEHDPVYRSFGETAKAEGFPKIAASFLQIAPIEQGHGNRFGHLADLLESGKLFVSDVKCAWMCLNCGHVQESLEAPKVCPVCDHDQGYFIRLEMAPYAGGLLKP; this is translated from the coding sequence ATGTCTGTGGATTTCAAGGACAGCGAGACATTGAAAAATTTAATGCGAGCCTTTGCTGGAGAGAGCCAGGCCCGGAACCGGTATACTTTTGCAGCATCTCTGTGCAAAAGCCAGAAGCTCCACGTTTTAGAAGCGGTTTTCCAGTTTACAGCGGGACAGGAAAAGGAGCACGCCGAAATCTTTTACAACCATATGAAGGAAATGGCCGGCAGTACCATCCAGATTGACGGCGGCTATCCCGTGGATATTACCAACGATGTGACGGAGCTGCTGCGAATGGCCCAGCATAACGAATATGAGGAGCACGATCCTGTCTATCGCTCCTTTGGGGAGACTGCAAAAGCGGAGGGCTTTCCTAAAATTGCCGCGTCCTTTTTGCAGATAGCGCCCATTGAGCAGGGGCACGGCAACCGCTTCGGCCACTTGGCAGACCTGTTGGAGAGCGGGAAGCTTTTTGTATCTGATGTGAAGTGCGCCTGGATGTGCCTGAACTGCGGCCATGTACAGGAGAGCCTGGAGGCGCCGAAGGTCTGTCCTGTCTGCGACCATGACCAGGGCTATTTCATTCGGTTGGAAATGGCACCGTATGCCGGTGGATTACTAAAACCATAA
- a CDS encoding ketopantoate reductase family protein, translating into MKIGLLGCGAMGSLYGGYLSKVHEVYVCDVWKEHIEAIRANGIRLDEPEGETAVFTPKYATTDPSEIGPVDLLIVFVKYMLLEDALKNAKTMIGKDTIVLSLQNGIGNYDEIAKVVPEEQICCGTTAHGCTFLEPGHVRHTGRGITNVGTLKGPYANAEKVADALRQAGFEAAAHENVMQLIWHKLFANIAINAITALLDQTNATVAENPYEHTLAENMVREAVAVANATGCHFDVEAELKNAFDVAIATGTNRSSMLQDVTRQRETEIKIINGAVVKTGKEAGIPTPYNEVICQLIQAKQSFYLKK; encoded by the coding sequence ATGAAGATCGGTCTTTTAGGCTGCGGCGCCATGGGCAGTCTTTACGGTGGCTACCTCAGCAAGGTACATGAGGTCTATGTCTGCGACGTGTGGAAGGAGCATATTGAGGCGATCCGCGCCAACGGCATCCGTCTGGATGAGCCGGAGGGTGAAACCGCTGTGTTTACGCCGAAATACGCCACCACAGACCCCAGCGAAATCGGCCCTGTGGACCTGCTGATCGTATTTGTCAAGTACATGCTGCTGGAGGACGCGCTGAAAAACGCCAAGACCATGATCGGTAAGGACACCATCGTGCTCTCTCTGCAGAACGGTATCGGCAACTATGATGAGATCGCCAAGGTGGTGCCTGAGGAGCAGATCTGCTGTGGTACGACCGCTCACGGCTGCACCTTCCTGGAGCCGGGCCACGTGCGCCACACCGGCCGCGGCATCACCAATGTGGGCACCCTGAAGGGGCCCTACGCCAATGCAGAGAAGGTGGCGGACGCTCTGCGTCAGGCCGGCTTTGAAGCCGCTGCCCACGAGAATGTGATGCAGCTGATCTGGCACAAGCTGTTCGCCAACATCGCCATCAATGCCATCACCGCTCTGCTGGACCAGACCAACGCCACGGTTGCGGAGAATCCCTATGAGCACACCCTGGCGGAGAACATGGTCCGCGAGGCTGTCGCTGTCGCTAACGCCACCGGCTGCCATTTTGATGTGGAGGCGGAGCTGAAAAACGCCTTTGACGTAGCCATCGCCACCGGCACCAACCGCTCCTCCATGCTGCAGGATGTCACCCGCCAGCGGGAGACTGAGATCAAGATCATCAACGGCGCCGTGGTCAAAACCGGCAAAGAGGCTGGAATTCCCACGCCCTATAACGAGGTGATCTGCCAGCTGATCCAGGCCAAGCAATCCTTCTATCTGAAGAAATAA
- a CDS encoding Na+/H+ antiporter NhaC family protein produces the protein MEYGFWSIVPPLVTIALALAIKNVFIALIIGIFLASWILADFHLFTGINDTFYSLVHTFESNSNTIVLMSMLLIGALIYLIERSGGIEGFVDIMVKKRGVIKSKRAAALFTWVLGIVVFTSGSLSCMVTGSVARPLNDSMRLSHEKAAFLVHTTSTPWCVLFPLSGWLASMTGYLTSGGVAEESAINTLIQSIPLNFYCIIAVLFAFVSAVFSLDFGPMKRAEERVNRTGELDDPASAAHDAKESSAPVSGVKPRAKNMLIPMATMVGTILAVLCVTGGGNPTQGDGMQSLLWGCMVSVLVVSVMCMVEKLFTLDQLVSELIHGMSTMLPIACVLLFGLTMGSLVSGLDTGNYLSSIFLGVLTPALLPLLTFIISMLLSFSTGTSMGTMAIMAVIALPMAANMGTSIPLVAGAMFGGSIFGDHASPISDTTIMSCATTGCNIIDHVKTQMPYVCCFAGISMVLYVILGFFM, from the coding sequence ATGGAATATGGGTTTTGGTCCATCGTCCCCCCGCTGGTGACGATTGCCCTGGCGCTGGCCATCAAGAATGTGTTCATCGCCCTCATCATTGGTATTTTCCTCGCATCGTGGATTTTGGCTGATTTTCACCTGTTCACCGGCATCAATGACACTTTTTACAGCCTCGTCCATACCTTCGAGAGCAACAGCAACACCATTGTCCTCATGTCCATGCTGCTCATTGGCGCCCTCATCTATCTCATTGAGCGCTCCGGCGGCATCGAGGGGTTTGTGGACATCATGGTGAAAAAGCGGGGCGTCATCAAATCCAAGCGGGCGGCGGCTCTCTTCACCTGGGTGCTGGGTATCGTGGTGTTCACCTCCGGCTCCCTGAGCTGTATGGTCACAGGCTCTGTGGCCCGCCCCTTAAACGACAGCATGAGGCTCTCCCATGAGAAGGCCGCCTTCCTGGTACATACCACCTCCACGCCCTGGTGCGTGCTCTTCCCCTTAAGCGGCTGGCTGGCCTCCATGACCGGCTACCTCACCTCTGGCGGCGTGGCGGAGGAGTCCGCCATCAACACGCTGATCCAGTCCATCCCCCTGAACTTCTACTGCATCATCGCGGTGCTCTTCGCCTTTGTTTCTGCTGTCTTCTCCCTGGACTTCGGTCCCATGAAGAGGGCCGAGGAGAGAGTCAACCGCACTGGCGAGCTGGATGACCCCGCCTCCGCCGCCCATGATGCCAAAGAGTCCTCCGCCCCTGTCAGCGGCGTGAAGCCCCGGGCCAAGAACATGCTGATTCCGATGGCCACGATGGTGGGCACCATTCTGGCGGTGCTGTGTGTGACCGGCGGCGGCAACCCCACCCAGGGCGACGGCATGCAGTCTCTGCTCTGGGGCTGCATGGTTTCCGTGCTGGTGGTCTCTGTAATGTGCATGGTGGAAAAGCTCTTTACCTTGGATCAACTGGTCAGCGAGCTGATTCATGGCATGTCCACCATGCTGCCCATTGCCTGCGTGCTGCTCTTCGGCTTGACGATGGGGTCCCTGGTCAGCGGCCTGGACACCGGCAACTACCTCTCCTCGATCTTCCTGGGCGTGCTGACCCCCGCCCTGCTGCCCCTGCTGACCTTCATCATTTCCATGCTGCTGTCCTTCTCCACCGGCACTTCCATGGGCACCATGGCCATCATGGCCGTCATCGCCCTGCCCATGGCTGCCAACATGGGCACCAGCATCCCCCTGGTGGCGGGCGCTATGTTCGGTGGCTCCATCTTCGGCGACCACGCCTCTCCCATCTCTGATACCACCATCATGTCCTGCGCCACCACCGGCTGCAACATCATCGACCACGTCAAGACTCAGATGCCCTATGTGTGCTGTTTTGCCGGCATTTCCATGGTGCTCTATGTGATTCTAGGCTTTTTCATGTAA
- a CDS encoding N-acyl-D-amino-acid deacylase family protein, translating to MSTLIKGGLVIDPRNQICSQLNLLLQDGRVAAITESQPEADQVIDAAGRVVTPGFVDIHMHEDPVGPDGHLVRDDATAIFPCMLRMGVTTVLAGQCGINRADPGDYLDLIDRDGAAVNVAMLAGHAYMREACGHMDKYTPVSEAELTTMEAAFIRALDQGCFGISYGIRYVPGIDRRELERTAAVCRGRDGLIAAHIRSDAAEVFDAAREFLDVGAALGLPVQVSHIGSMAGFGQMEAFLRMVDSYRMNGLRVSCDCYPYYAFSTAIGSTTYDEGWLERYHCGYDVVELCEGRYKGRRCTREIFEEVRRDWPECLTVCYVMQESDVDMALRHPGVMLGSDGIMNGGQGHPRAAGSFPRLLAQFVRTGKLSLYEAVRMMTAMPADKLGLSNKGSLQVGADADVVIFDPDRVRDHATFDQPTSPGEGIDYVFIGGELAARDCRVVRGDLGRSVRKL from the coding sequence ATGAGCACGTTAATCAAAGGCGGTCTGGTCATCGACCCCAGAAACCAGATCTGCTCCCAACTAAACCTGCTGCTGCAGGACGGCAGGGTGGCGGCTATCACTGAGAGCCAACCTGAGGCTGATCAGGTCATTGATGCTGCGGGCCGGGTCGTGACTCCCGGCTTTGTGGATATCCACATGCATGAGGACCCGGTGGGGCCTGACGGTCATCTGGTGCGGGATGATGCCACCGCCATCTTTCCCTGCATGCTGCGTATGGGTGTCACCACGGTCCTGGCCGGGCAGTGCGGCATCAACCGTGCCGATCCCGGGGACTATCTGGACCTGATCGACCGGGACGGCGCCGCTGTGAATGTCGCCATGCTGGCGGGTCACGCCTATATGCGGGAGGCTTGCGGCCACATGGACAAGTATACCCCCGTCAGTGAGGCAGAGCTCACCACGATGGAGGCTGCCTTTATCCGGGCGCTGGATCAGGGCTGCTTTGGCATCTCCTACGGCATCCGCTATGTGCCGGGGATTGACCGGCGGGAACTGGAGCGGACCGCCGCCGTCTGCCGGGGGCGGGACGGATTAATCGCCGCCCACATCCGCAGCGACGCCGCCGAGGTCTTTGACGCCGCCCGGGAATTTCTGGACGTGGGCGCGGCATTGGGGCTTCCCGTGCAGGTCTCCCACATCGGCTCTATGGCGGGCTTCGGCCAGATGGAAGCCTTTTTGCGTATGGTGGACAGCTACCGGATGAACGGCCTGCGGGTGAGCTGCGACTGCTATCCCTACTACGCCTTCTCCACTGCCATCGGCTCCACCACCTACGACGAGGGCTGGCTGGAGCGGTATCACTGCGGCTATGACGTGGTGGAACTATGCGAAGGGCGCTACAAAGGCCGGCGCTGCACCCGGGAGATTTTTGAGGAGGTGCGGCGGGATTGGCCGGAGTGCCTTACCGTCTGCTATGTGATGCAGGAGTCTGACGTGGACATGGCCCTGCGCCATCCCGGCGTCATGCTGGGAAGCGACGGCATCATGAATGGCGGGCAGGGCCATCCCCGGGCTGCCGGCTCCTTCCCCCGCCTGCTGGCGCAGTTTGTCCGGACGGGAAAGCTGTCTCTCTATGAGGCCGTTCGGATGATGACAGCCATGCCGGCGGACAAGCTGGGGCTTTCCAACAAGGGCAGTCTCCAAGTGGGTGCCGACGCGGACGTGGTGATCTTCGACCCGGACCGGGTCCGGGACCATGCCACCTTTGACCAGCCCACGTCGCCGGGAGAGGGCATCGACTATGTGTTCATCGGCGGAGAGCTTGCGGCCAGGGACTGCCGCGTGGTCCGGGGTGACCTGGGCCGCTCTGTCCGGAAGCTATGA